The sequence TCAGTTGCTTGCATCTGAGGGCCATATCGAGGCTGAGTTTGAACAACAGGATAGTGACTATCTGTCACTGGCAATGAATATCGATGTTGATGGCCATAAGATGCCATTATTTCCCATATTGCACAGCGCTATTGAGCAACTGCCGGCTGACCACTGGCAACAGGATCAAAGCCACAATGGGGAAGGTGAAAAAAGAATTGTCTATGTTGAACTGCAGCCCGGACAATGTCTGCCTCTGACGTTCGAGACCATTAAACCTCTGCTGGCACAATTTATTGAGCTGTTTATGCCGGGCCGGCTGAATAAAGACGGCAGTCTTACGCTGTCTAAGCATGTCAGCCACCACACTCTTAGCGTGCTGGATAGCCAGGGCATTGTCAGTCGCGGCGAGCAGGCATTGCGTAAAATGGCAGAGCGATTGCGTCATTTTGATGGTATCCGGCCCGTGCCATGCCCGGAAACCCTGAATGCCGAATTGCGCGAGTATCAGCAGACCGGGCTCAACTGGCTGCAGTTTTTACGTGAATACGAACTCGCCGGTATTCTTGCGGATGATATGGGGCTGGGGAAGACACTTCAGGCGCTGGCCAACCTCTGTATAGAGAAACAACAGGGCAGATTAACCACCCCGGCCATGGTACTGGCGCCCACCAGTGTCATTTTTAACTGGCAGGCGGAGGCGAAGCGCTTTGCACCAGAGCTCACAACCCGGGTAATCTGCGGCAATCAACGTCAGCCTCTGTTGCAGGGCTTAGAGGCTGTGGATCTGCTGATCACCAGCTATGCATTGCTACCCAGAGATATTGGTAATTATCAGGATATCACTTTCCACTACCTGATTCTGGACGAAGCCCAGTATATAAAGAATCCCAAAACCAAACTCTACACTGAATTACTCAGCCTCAGAGCCAGACATAAGCTGTGCCTGACCGGTACACCAATGGAAAATCACCTGGGGGAACTCTGGTCACAGTTTAACTTTCTGCTGCCAGGACTACTTGGCAACCAGCAGCAGTTCAATCGCCTGTTCAGGAACCCGATTGAAAAACAACGGGACCACCAGCGTTTGCAGTTGTTAAGTGAACGTATTGCGCCTTTTATTTTGCGCCGCACTAAAGACAAAATTGCTAAAGAGCTACCCGCCAAAACGGAGATCATTCGCTACGTACAGATTGAGGGCAAGCAAGCGCAACTGTACGAGAATGTGCGGCTGGCGGTAGATGACAAACTGCGACAGGTGATTGCTGCCAAAGGTATGGCCAGGAGCCAGATAGAGCTCCTCGAGGCCATGCTCAAGTTACGCCAGGTGTGCTGCCATCCGTTGTTATTACCTCAAAGCATGCACAAGAATGCTATCCAGTCAGCCAAGCTTGAATTACTGATGCAGATGCTGCCTGAACTGATTGAAGAGGGTCGGCGAATACTGGTGTTTTCACAATTTACGTCCATGCTGGCACTGATTGAACAGGCGCTGGAAAAAGCCGCCATCCCTTATGCAAAACTGACCGGCGCCAACCGTAACCGAGAGAAGATCATTAACAGCTTTAAGCGGGGTGAGGTGCCACTATTTTTAATCAGCCTGAAAGCCGGTGGCACCGGACTCAATCTTACTGAAGCGGATACGGTGATTCACTATGACCCCTGGTGGAACCCGGCGGTGGAGAATCAGGCCACGGATCGTATTCATCGTATTGGTCAGGACAAACCGGTATTTGTCTACAAACTGATTGTGGAAGGCTCCATAGAAGAAAAAATCCAGCAACTTCAGCAACAGAAGAGTCAGCTGGCGCAAGCCATATTGTCGGACAAACTTTCTGAGCGCAGTGAAAAACTGGATCAGGATAACCTGCAAGCCTTGTTGCAACCATTGAGTCAGGGGCTCTGATCTGACACCGCAACCCATTAACAATTTAAAAACACTTGCATTACAAAAAGAAAAGCGCTAATTTTACATGAAAGCGCTTACATTTTGATTCTGTGAAGTTGATGGTTTTTACAGGGTAGCGCTGAATTCTGAGTAAAGTCTATTTAAAACAATATGTTGTGGATACGACTTAAGAGATAAAGCCATTTAAGCAGGGATTAAGGATTTGTCAGCTCAGAGCAAATTCCTGTAGCAAAATTTTTACACAAGCTACAAACGGGATAATCAGGCTTGCAAGTATTGATCTTTTTTTTGACATACACTTGTAAGCGCTTACAAAACAAAACCAAAGAGCACGATGTATACACATCGGAGGGACACATGAAGCAAAACAGATTTAAAAGAACCCAACTGGCCAGTTGCCTGTCATTGATACTGGGCACCGGCATGGGCTCAGCCTATGCGCAGGAAAATCAGCCGGAAGCAAACAATGATGTGGTTGAGGTTATCGAGGTCTCAGGGATCCGCAGCAGTTTAATTCGCGCCATGGATGTCAAACGCGAAGGCAATGGCGTAGTAGATGCCATTTCTGCCGAAGACATCGGCAAGTTCCCGGATACTAACCTTGCGGAATCACTTCAGCGTATTACCGGTGTCTCCATTGATCGTCAGAATGGTGAAGGCGCGCGGGTTACCGTTCGCGGCTTTGGTCCGGATTATAATCTGGTGACCCTGAACGGACGCCAGATGCCCACCTCCTCCATCGAAGCCACAACGGCATCGTCGTCACGCTCCTTTGATTTCGGTAATCTCGCCTCCGAGGGTGTTTCAGCCGTCGAAGTCTATAAAACCGGTCGTGCAGATATCTCCACCGGCGGTATTGGTTCAACCATTAACATATTAACGACCCGCCCGCTGAATGCGCCGGGTATGCAGGCCACCTTCGGCGTCAAAGGAGTACATGACACCTCCAGCGAAGACGGCAGTGCACTGACACCGGAGCTTTCCGGTCTGTACAGCAACACCTTTGCTGACGATACGTTCGGTGTTTCTATCAGTGGTAGTTACCAGAAACGTGAAAGCGGCAACCAACAAGCTAATACCGGTGGCTGGCATTCATTTTCTGGTGTCGCTGATCAGGATTGGGGTGCGGGTACGGCAGAGTGGGGTGGTATCCCTGACGGACCGGATTCAGGTCATATAAACCGCCCCAGTGAAGACTCTATTTACTCTGTACCTCAGAGCTTAGGTTATGCCTTTAATGAGGTTGAGCGCACTCGTACTAACGGTCAACTGGTGCTGCAATACCGCCCTGTTGACGATGTGACCGCAACTCTGGATTATACCTATTCAAAAAATGAGGTAGCGACCCAATTCCGGGATCTGTCTGGCTGGTTTAACTTCGGTCCTTCCACAGGTGAGTGGACCGATGGTCCCATTGCCTCGCCACTGGTTTACGCCGAACAAACGCCGGGGCTGTCCGATCTTGCCATGGGTGCGGGCGATTTTGCCTCTGCCAATGAGAACAAGTCTCTTGGCTTCAATCTTGAGTGGCAGGCCACTGACAATCTGGAACTCGAGCTCGACGCTCATAGTTCATCTGCCGAATCCGGTCCCGACAGCCCCTGGGGCAGCAACAATGTATTAGGTACCGCAGCTT comes from Lacimicrobium alkaliphilum and encodes:
- a CDS encoding DEAD/DEAH box helicase, which produces MHSIKALQSVFRHRDWEKGRSMYQSGHVVDITYDEDLNMLSGEIESERGVGIYESFLDWGMKDILSDCSCPVGSFCKHTAAMVHALLAQRQQSKGASERDICHWLQQLEAPHKKSAENEEILLYFLNNRQAGELKGVQVSVKSSRRLKSGQLSKSLRGQYISEHFLRSASLSEQDRHLCTDLLAAKNPFDMVESYTLLEKLVQTGRCYWQGMDNPPLTLDRNRQARLQWQHKDNCYALKVTIDGSPPAQMLQCLPQAYVDTEKMHLGKLEFTLPPQKIKALLAAPSMSGEQLSHVWPQVEQLLDTGEELPLPEGIKATRPLAPKPRLVFISPPNNPDSSRVVLSFDYQGKIISPHSRDTQLTSKTGDPLYRHQAFEQQTIERLTEAGFKPVAAYQQHWRAPDFELRLKKQQWYPILHQLVPELKADGWQIEFSPDFHFQLLASEGHIEAEFEQQDSDYLSLAMNIDVDGHKMPLFPILHSAIEQLPADHWQQDQSHNGEGEKRIVYVELQPGQCLPLTFETIKPLLAQFIELFMPGRLNKDGSLTLSKHVSHHTLSVLDSQGIVSRGEQALRKMAERLRHFDGIRPVPCPETLNAELREYQQTGLNWLQFLREYELAGILADDMGLGKTLQALANLCIEKQQGRLTTPAMVLAPTSVIFNWQAEAKRFAPELTTRVICGNQRQPLLQGLEAVDLLITSYALLPRDIGNYQDITFHYLILDEAQYIKNPKTKLYTELLSLRARHKLCLTGTPMENHLGELWSQFNFLLPGLLGNQQQFNRLFRNPIEKQRDHQRLQLLSERIAPFILRRTKDKIAKELPAKTEIIRYVQIEGKQAQLYENVRLAVDDKLRQVIAAKGMARSQIELLEAMLKLRQVCCHPLLLPQSMHKNAIQSAKLELLMQMLPELIEEGRRILVFSQFTSMLALIEQALEKAAIPYAKLTGANRNREKIINSFKRGEVPLFLISLKAGGTGLNLTEADTVIHYDPWWNPAVENQATDRIHRIGQDKPVFVYKLIVEGSIEEKIQQLQQQKSQLAQAILSDKLSERSEKLDQDNLQALLQPLSQGL